CCacgcttttttttttgccaccaGTTACCCATCCTAATCGGTGTGAGTTGTTTGTACTATTAGCCATCTCCCATTTAATTTGGATCAAAGAAAGTTCTCAGTTACTCAATATGTGAAGCTCAACATCTACAGACCAATAGCCAATTCTTATTCTATACTCGTGTTCCACCATCCCTAACAGATGCACCAAATTTAAGATTTTTTAATATTAGTGAACTACTATCTCATTTCAGTTTGATCTAATAGAATGTTTTCAATTAATAAATTGGTGAAGCTGGACGGCAGAGAACCAATGGTCTTTTCAATTTTACTGTAATTCTTCCAGTTTTCGTGAGCACAACAAAAAGGAACTGAACATACAATAGTTAAACTGTTTAGTCTTTTGTTCACACCAAGGCCAATATTCCTTCTCCAACAAATTTACAGATGGCATTTGTACACGATGAATATACACAGTTGTAGCACAATTACATGTCTAACAACATTAGAGGTATAGCTGATAATGCTATAGTGAAACGGGCACTCCTTTTAAACTGTAACAACTAGAAGAATGTTTTGATGATGGATATTAGCACACAACCAGTATCGCAAAACATTTTGGATTGCGGAAAGAATATTACTGAAAAGAAGTAACTAAGGAAATCTATGAACAACATTTTTCTGCACAAATGCTTATGCTGAAACAGAAACATTCATCCTTTCAAtccaaatttcttttttttaatattcctTCCAAGCGAGAGCTCTACCTTTCAAGCTACTCAGTATCAGAAGGTATATCCGGAACGGAGGCTGTATGGTGCACAAGGTGCTGCATCCCAGGTTTCAACTCCCTCTCGCAGAAGTCTTCATACTCTTCCCTGTCCCCTGCCTTCATcttcacctccaccaccacaagGCTTGGTGTGAGCTCAAATACCTCGGCCCCAATCGTCAACGGACCCTTCTCACTTTCCCTGGTGCCTTCAAGGCTCACCCGCCAATCCTTCCGCCGAATTGCAAAGCTCTTAACCTTTGCAATCTCCTCCAATTTTGTTATAATCGTTTGCATGGGATGTGCTGAGACAAACCTCACTTCGTTGCCTCGCTCCTCAAACAACCCCGACAAATTGAATCCTCTTGAGAATGATATGATATCAAACGCATTTAGACTTACTGGTCGTGTGAGAGATCCAAGGGGCCGTCTTCTCTCCTCTGATGACAATGTGGCTGGACAGGATGCTACAGACGAGTCTGATTCCCACCCAGAGTCATCACCTTCGTCCTCTtgctgcggtggcggtggcggtggcggaggaggaggctgacTAGGCCCCAGCTCCGGCACTTCATTCTCATCGTCTGCCAAGCTGTGCACCTGGTCATCCTCGACATAGAACCTGACTGGTCGGAACCCCTTCTGAAACCATCGGCTCTCCATGATCTGAGCCACGGTAATCCTTGTCTCTGGGTTCGTGTCAAGCAGACGATTCAATAGACTGGTCAGATCCTTGGAGAACCACCTCGGGCACCGGAATTCCCCCCTGTATATCTTACGGTACATTGCCATGAGGTTCTGATCATGGAATGGAAGGTAGCCAGCCATGAGCACGAAGAGGATGACACCGCACGACCATATGTCCGCCTTGGCGCCGTcgtagccgcggcgcgcgagcaCCTCCGGCGCGACGTAGGAGGGCGTGCCGCAGAAGGTGTGGAGAAGCCCATCGGGGTGGAACTGATCGGCGACGGCCGAGAGTCCGAAATCGGAGACCTTGAGATCGCCGCGCTCGTCGACGAGGAGGTTCTCGGGCTTGAGGTCGCGGTGGAAGACGCCCCGTGCGTGGCAGAAGCCGACGGCGGAGATGAGCTGCTGGAAGTACCTTCGCGCGATGTCCTCCTTGAGGCGGCCCTTGGCGACGCGCGCGAAGAGCTCCCCGCCGCGGACGTACTCCATGACGAAGTAGATCTTGGACTTGGTGGCCATGACCTCGAAGAGGCGGACGATGTTGGGGTGGCGCACGCGGCGGAGGATGGCGATCTCGCGCTTGATGTGTGGGACGAGGCCGTGGCGGAGGGCCTTCTCCTTGTCGAGCACCTTGATGGCGACGGTCTCGCCGGTGTCGGCGTGGCGGGCGAGGTAGACCTTGGCGAAAGGTGCCGTGGCCGAGGAGGCNNNNNNNNNNNNNNNNNNNNNNNNNNNNNNNNNNNNNNNNNNNNNNNNNNNNNNNNNNNNNNNNNNNNNNNNNNNNNNNNNNNNNNNNNNNNNNNNNNNNNNNNNNNNNNNNNNNNNNNNNNNNNNNNNNNNNNNNNNNNNNNNNNNNNNNNNNNNNNNNNNNNNNNNNNNNNNNNNNNNNNNNNNNNNNNNNNNNNNNNNNNNNNNNNNNNNNNNNNNNNNNNNNNNNNNNNNNNNNNNNNNNNNNNNNNNNNNNNNNNNNNNNNNNNNNNNNNNNNNNNNNNNNNNNNNNNNNNNNNNNNNNNNNNNNNNNNNNNNNNNNNNNCATAGTCAGCAACGGTTCCAGTTAGCGGAGGCGGCACAGGGAGACGCGGAGAAGCGGAGGGGAACGCGGGATTAGCCGattaggtggtggtggtgagggCACGGGggtgcgggcgggcgggcgggcgggaggggAAGGAAGGTGATGGGTGGCCGGCAATGGAGGGGGGCAACAGCTAACGGCTCCTGAATAGTTTCCGTTCTCTTTTCAGTTCGCCCTTCTGTGCAGCGCTGGACGTGTGACCTGCTCTGCTGGAAGTTGGACTTCTGCGAGGATGTGAATTGTGATATACGCAACCACAGAGGTTGTAGCTGCAAGTGTGCCACAAAAGTTTTCGTATAAATAGAAAGGTTATAAAATGTGTGCACTGTACAACAAGCTGGATGACAACGTGACCCAGCCGGGAAATAGATGGGCTGAGTTTCCATACAcgtaacttttttttgaaagcgtGCACGTAAAATGAGTTGTGTGTTTTCTGATTTTATGCACGAGGACGGTAGTTTGATGTGCTACCGCTTCCGGGGGGTTGAATGCAAACACGCTGACGCTAGGGAGGTACGGTCACTGACCGCAACGTGCTACGCACCCAATGGCCTGAGCTGGCGCCTGGCGGTGGAGCCGGCATACGTGGAGCATTCTGGGCGGCGCAGATGGATGGCAGGCCGGTGCACGTCGGCATCGCGCGGAAACCTTCCGCGGGGGCGCGGCTCCGAGTCGCGAACTGGCACCGACCGGCGACTACTGCGGACGTGTGGAGGTGGACATCTTCTTTCCGGTGAGAGCTGACGAGgccagagggagggagaggcatGGGCGCCGTTGCCGAACCATCTGGTTCGTTTCGCGCTTCGGCAGTAGGTTTCTGCCGCCACCATTGCCGGGACGCGGTGGGAACCGCGGGCCGGCGTGTCATGGTGGGTACGGACAAATTCACCTTCTTTCACGTCCAAATCCAAATAAtttagggtgtttggttccctttgcttatttttagcacgtgtcacatcgaatgtttagatactaattaggagtattaaacgtagactatttacaaaactcttACATTTAGAATGGGAGGCTAAACGGGCGAGACGAATTctttttaagcctaattaatccataattagcaaatatttatgttagcagcacattgtcaaatcatggactaattagacttgatagattcgtctcgtcgtttagcctcccacttgggttttgtaaatagtctacatttagtacttctaattagtatctaaacattcaatgtgacgggtgctaaactttagggggAGGAACCAAACACTCCCGATCTTACCCTCTCCAATCTCACACATACCCAATATATAATTAACTATatcctatatatatacatatccaattaattaattattcaCCTCTCATATCCTACCCTCACCATTTCTAAtaggtatataattttctacctaTATCCCTATATTCGAAGTGGGTATGGATTTAAGGAGAGGATATGAAGATCCCGTGGCAGACCTACCGGCGGACGAGCTCGGCTCGGCGGCCGTCGGCGTAATGGGGTGGCATGGTGCCTTCGtgcaaacagaaaaaaaaaacagccggCGTGTAGCGCACCAGCTAGGACCAAGCTGCCGATTTTATTATTGCTGCCGGGCGGCGGGTTCATCATCGTCATCAGTATGGCCAACAATCGTCTAAAAAATCCATTAAGAAAagcgggtgtttggatctttagtccggactaaaattcatatcatatcgaatatttggatgctaattaggaggaccaaacattagctaattataaaactaattgcacatatggagatCAATTCCcaaaacgaatctattaaggctaattaatccatcattagcacatgtttactgtagcaccacattgtcaaatcatagactaattaggtttaatagattcatctcacaaattagcctccatctgtacaattaattttataattaatctatatataatactcctaattagtataaatattcgatgtgatagcaATTTAGGAACTCACGAAGAAACAAACGGAGCCTGAAAATGCCATCTTGGGCCAAAGTTCTGGACGAAGGGCTGATGTGATGGGGGGTCCATGTGGTAAGGCccgttttcttttgttttggatAAGGAGTAAGGCCCGGGTTGATCTTGGGCTTCATGTGACCCTGAAATTGGTTGGTTGGGCTTGTGCTTCATTCAAATTCAAAGAATGTGCGACTGCGAGCACGGTCCTTAGagttctaaattactattcattttgactttttcaaatacataaattttactatgtatctagatatagtatacatatgtatatatgcatatCAAAATGTATGTATTAGGAAAaaccaaaataaataataatttaaGACCAAGGGTGCATATAAAATCCAACCAATTGATCACCAGGTTGCTTTCTCGCTCTTCCTTCCTCAATCTCGCACCACCATTTCAAAATACCACCATGATACCATGACATCTCCTTTAACTTCAACAGCCTGAAACTCATACGTGGAAGGCATAAATGTAACGGGATTTCTAAACATCTCATGACTGATTTTATTTGCTGTTTTCGCTCATTTTTCTCGGCTGAGATCTTGTGCAGATTCATGTGGCTTTGATCGAAGAGTTGTTTTGTTGGGTGCCTTTTAgactttttattattttatgtCAGCTTATTAACGAAGTATGTGTCTTCTCTCCTGTGGTCGCCCTCACCACCGTGTTTGTTGTGGCAGGCATCCGACATCCGCCCCAGAGACTTTGCCGACATTGAAGCCCTCTCGTCGAGGCGGTTCAACGCTACGGTAAATCAAacgttgtcggtgttttatacccggcaacctaccaagaagtatcctgaggtagtaaattttttggtgggggatcgctggacctggaacttgatAGTAAAAGCGAgcacacaagacacagatttatacaggttcgggctacCAGAGGAGCGTAATACtttacgtcctgtttggggtgttgtatattgcgccatGCGCTTGGGTATTGTTTGGTATTGagaatttggtcctctgttgtggttccgCCAATCTAAGTACCTCGGCCCTcttttatatacttcagggggtgggattactagtcggttaccaggtaggagtcctattaggattacatggtatgagtcatAATAGGATTATAGGgtaatcctagtaggagtctatcttcttccttcattgCGGGTACTTGGGATTTATCCCCGACAAGATCCCAAGCACTTCATAGTCGAGTGCAGCAATCCTTGATTACTTTttagatcctcgccgagtagttctgatgctcttcgagtactttgtctggctgaatcttcaaagtgcTTCGAGGATGTCACGAGGCtagtgtgctcaagcccttgatcgtcttgattttgtaatcttcatctttggaatgtgatatagGGGGcaacgaaagtcgcactccatatggagtagcccccgagccttaggttgaatcgaagaatcggGCTGAGAGTCAAATaagatcttgaatcttcttctttcatcttaaaaaaattaactgttgggtgtagctacTCAGCTctcgagccttggaatgattaaataatcaatccaaggATCTTTAGTCTTCACAATCATCTTTCGAGTAGCCATTTGGCGTCCAGCCTTTGAGCTTATGCGCTGGGTGAGCAGTAGGAGCCAtgttgagtagttattggcgcCCAGCCTCCGAGCATGGGAGCTAGTGGAGCCACCGgaggtattccgagtagtaattggcgcttagcccccgagtttggaagctagctaagccattggaggtacgctgagcatcCTGGAGAGTTGCCGctgaagcttgacctgaaaaaagagagatgcatacattatgtagcatatttaaagaattttgaagatactacCAAAATTTATTCGGTGATGAaagtaaatgttgtgtgtcatgctcttgtttcgaccatatttctcccaagtagttagcctgttatgtttagACTCTCAGTCCTTGTTTAGCTATTGCCATTGTGTGTGAGATTTTTGTCTCGGGTatgcgtactggcactgctgctacgcaTCTGAGATCTTTGTGTCGTGTAAgcgtcctagcatttaggcatgatagaaAATCCGAAACTTTCACGCATTAAGGCGTGTTTTGCTCGAGGAGATTAGTGACCCCTAAGAGAAGACAACAAAAATAAGTAGCCGACATTGCGAACAAAAAGAGCGCGATTCTGCGTAAAGTAGTCATtcagacttttctgccttttggcaAGGAGAGCGCGTCTTGCCgtgcataggatttgtgcctccttagggtgtagccgctgcgagcttccagcactcagtgcaccaaatctgtggccgtagcctccaaaattcaatgtaCCAAGCTTGTTGGCAGAGCTTTTGGAATTCAGTGCACAAAACCTgtggctatagcctccgtaatttaGTGTACTAAACCCATGGCTGTCGGTTAACATACCCTAGAAATAATGGACAAAGTGTatctctggagggtaatttccgtCGAGAGACGTACACAAGAATATACTTGGCTTGTTGCCCTGCATGCTGAAAACAAgctggaaaaattatataaaataattaaaaagtgacttagcttgattcgtgtaCGATTGTCGACGAAGTTGCGGCGGGTTGTTGATGAAGataactagtcggagtcgattccgactagttgttgatcacgtgcAACCCGCCCTTGACTAGTTTGTAGTCGAGATGAGAAGTTTTAGGTAGTCGCTATTGTGTCGCCGAGCATTCTAGTGAAGCTAGCACAGTCATGCATGCTGAAGTCCCATGTGCATTTCTTGAGTACGTGTAGTGAAGAGCAACATATCTCCTGGTAGCCTTCTTGGTACGTGTACTGAAACTCAAAAAGTAGCCTTGCATAGAGAGTACTCAAGCTGACAGTTTCCTCGATCCGTGCATGAGCAGTAGATGGAATATTGATTGGCCTTCATCGTTTTAGTATAGGATTCGGCAACTGGAGGCAATTAGCTTAAGATGCATCGTTGGTGACTTCGACTCGGAGACAGAAAAATAATTCCACCAgtatttttccttctcacggGCGTGGAGCGGTAGCGGATCATCAGCCTTGAGCAACACACGGAGCCACGGAGTATGATCAGCTATAGTAGTGCGACTAGTGCTGCAGCTTTTTGCATGTAGACGAGCCGACAACCGATTGATCTCCTGCAAACTTCTCGTATCCGCTTCGAATTGGAACTCAGCGACTTGCTTATcgtcgagtagattgattttgaagatgaggtaATTCAAGCTCGcacgacgatcacccctacctggcacactaggcaacctatcgaggggtatcccaagtaatagatttgttggtgggggatcaccggacctgacacttgatggtaaaagtgaggacacaagatacagatgtatacaggttcgggctgctagagtagcgtaataccctttgtcctatttggggtgttgtacattgcgccctgcgcttgggtgttatttgatattgaggatttggtcatCTATTGTGcttctgccgatctaggtacccctgccctcctttatatactccaggggtgggattactagtcggttacaaggtaggagtcctagtaggattacatggtaggAGTGTTAATAGGATTACAGGaaaattctagtaggagtccgtcttcttctttccttacgagtactggggatctatccctgacaaaCGCGGCAAAGAATGGCCATGCGAGGACGGTGGCATGCTGTTGCGGTCAGTGACGGATCTTAGGGGGGCTTTGGGGTCCCCTGCTACCTAGGATCCCATGGATCCCCCGGTAGGGGGGCTCGAGCCCCCACCCTCCTTAGATGCGTCATTGGGCATCATAGTAGGTGAAGCGTGGCGAAACATGGCTGGTATCAAAGCACCCTCAATATCGCTATTACCACAGCACACCCATACCAGTTTCACATATTGAGGTAATAAAAATCTCCATATCATAATTGGAGAATAGAAGAGGTACGCTGCCAGGCTCGTACATTATGTGGCGCAAAGCAGCGCGATCGTGCCGGGTCACCAATTTTGAGGGGTCACCctaagcaacaattagcataaTAAAGCATGTTTCCAATCTTTTCTACGTCAAGTCCAATAGCTCGCAGCTCAGGCGATCAAATCAAGCATTTGCGGAAAAAGAGTCTGCAGTCATGATACCTCATCTTCCATCTACAACTACGGCACGAGGCTGACGTGAACACAGGTGCAATCGGCATTTAGCAAAATTGCGACCTAGTGCGAGTCCACGAGGCATCAGTGGTTATCATAAGTATATTATGAAGTATAATGCATTTTTCTTATTTGCATGTTGGAAATATATAGGGCAACCAGTTTATTTTTTGCGTAGGTCTCAAAAACTTAGGTACGAGGCATGCGGCCTGCCGCTTGAGGACCTGTTTGGATGTGCTATTGTTAAAGTTTAGttcatctaaagtttagcattttTACCCATTAGCACTCTGTTTGGTGACATGGCTAATAGATGAAGCTAAAGTCCATGAAAAATCAATTTTACCCCTTATATCCTCGcctccttcctttttctctcACCCTTTTTATCTTTTCATAAACCATTAGTACGCATTAGCTCCTCCACACTAGTTAATATTTTTACACCTTTTAAGgtaggctaaagtttaaccctatTATTAACCCACCATTTAAATGGACTAATTCATTAaaaatgctaaactttaacacttccATCCGACCATGGATCCATGCTAAAACCCTTCCTTCCTCCGGCCGCCAGAGAGCGGGATCCACGCGACCACGCCAGAACAGAACGAATCCACCGCACTCCCACAGCGCCTCGCAAGCGCCGAAACGAAAAGCCAGACCCGTCCAGATTCACCCGCCTGGCACTTGGCCGCACCCCCAACCtccgcggcgcggccggccgcggtCCGCGCCAGCCACGGGGGATCCGGCTCGCCCCCGGCTCCTCACTCGTGAAAACTCGCAAAACCACCGGCCGGCTACAGAGTTACCAACCACCCTCCCCGATCGGGCGCACTCAAATGATCAGCCACCTCCCCTtcccccacgccctcgcctcccCTCTCCGCGCCCACTGCCCCACTCCCCCACGCctctcgcgcccgccgccccacccaCGCGGCGCAGGtaaccgccgcgccgcctcctcgaaCCCCCCGCGATCCCAGCCTTATCTTCCCGTCGTCCTCGACCAGCGGCGCACGAGGGTTCCCGAGTCCTGACGCGATTTTCGGTGCCGCTCTCTGCAGGGATAGGGGGCCTGGGCTGCGTGCAGGCCAAGGGCGCGCGCCGCAGCTGCCGCGCTAGCGTCtccgcgtcggccgccgcgcggACGGAGATGGACCCGTCGGAGGTGAAGAAGGGCCTGTACGTGCAGGTCGACCCGTACGATACCGGATTCCTCAAGGTCTCCGACGTCCACACCATCTACTACGAGCAGTCCGGGAACCCCCACGGCCACGTGAGCGTCTGATTTTCCCATCTTCTGTCTTGGATTGAGAGATGTTGGGGTCTTTTGTTTCCCAATTCGCTGCCGTCCCTCCTACAATTAGTCGCAGACTGCTCGGAACCCCGTGCACTTGTGCTTGCACTCTCGGATGAGCTTCTCATCCCGTCGATTTTGGCATTTTGCAGCCGGTGGTGTTCCTCCACGGGGGTCCCGGCGCCGGCACGTCGCCTGGCAACAGGAGGTTCTTTGACCCGGAGTTCTACAGGATCGTTCTGTTTGACCAGGTCACCTTGGCGATTCTCTCACTCTCACGTCGTTGTTTATTGTTATTGCCAGGGGATTGTATCTTGTTGCTTAATTTGCGTTGCCGGTGGTTACAGAGGGGCGCAGGCAGAAGCACTCCCCATGCTTGTTTAGAGCAGAACACTACTTGGGACTTGGTAGCTGACATTGAGAAGCTCAGGGAACATCTTGACATCCCGGAATGGCAGGCAATTATCTTGTCTTTTTTCACCAACTTTGGTTACTCACTCATCTGCAGTGGAACTCATTGTTCCCATATAATGTAGGTGTTTGGTGGTTCATGGGGAAGCACCTTGGCCCTTGCTTACAGTCAGACACACCCTGATAAGGCAAGTAATTTATCGTCCATTGCATTTTTATTTCATCCTAAACTTATGTAGCATACAGGTGGGAATGGAAGCTATATTCTGGATCCCACTAACACTATTTGGATGCTCACCAGGTCACTGGCATTGTTCTAAGAGGAATTTTCTTGCTTAGGAAAAAGGAGCTTGATTGGTTCTATGAGGGCGGTGCAGCAGCCATTTTCCCAGATGGTTTGTATTCTCGGTTTTGTGTcatagagaaaaaaaatgcttcGATAAACATTAACCAATCATTTTCACTGTTGCAGAATAATATCGGCAACTTTTATTAATTATGGCATACCTTCTCAGTGACTATACCAGAAGTTAAATGACAATACTAAATGTCAATGCAATTGGTTCTAGTGTTCTCTGTAACTATTTTACTTTCCGATTTtatgaaagaaaaaacaacCTATGTGCTCGTGCCACTTTGTTTGAGTAAATAACTTTAGTTTCAAATTTGCAGCATGGGAACCATTTAGAGATTTTATTCCTGAGGAGGAAAGGAATTGTTTCATAGCTGCATATAGCAAAAGGCTAACTTCATCCGATCCTACTGTTCAGGTATGATAACCCAACTCATTTCCATTTCAAAGTAAAATACATCTATCATACTTGTGGGGCATGTCGTAACTTCGTAATTTCTTACTTATTTTGATAAAGAGACATTTGCCTTTTCCCCTTAGATTGAAGCTGCTAAGCGATGGACGATGTGGGAGATGATGACTGCACATCTTATCCAAAATAATGATAACATTAAACGAGGGGAAGATGACAAGTTTTCACTGGCAAGTCCTCTCACaagcgtcttttttttttcttttggtaacACTACCAGCCTACCAATATTTCAGTTTCTTTTGTTTCGCCCCAACTTAGTGCATTGATCTTTTCAGTTCTCATTCTAATATTTAGCTTTGTATAGAGATTGAGAGAAGAATGATTTTTCAGTTTTCATTCTGATATTTAGCTTTGTGTAGAGATTGAGAGAATAATGCCTTTAAGGCTTCTGTACTATTTTACTTAAATTGTTTCTGTGCTCAATGTTACTCTGGACTTATAAAAGAGCAAAATAAGCAATCATTGTATAGTCACAATTTGGAAAACCTATTTCATAATGCTAATAACTTGTTGCCGGCGATGGCTGTAGAAATCTGCACTGATTCTGAATTTAAAATTACAAATTGCAACATATGTTTATAAGGCATGTTTTAGTTGATGTTTCTATGGTTTACAGGGTCGAATAACATGTTATTTTATATTTGTTGATACATGGTTCAATTTTTCAGGCATTTGCAAGGATTGAAAATCACTATTTTGTTAATAAGGGATTTTTACCCTCAGACTCATACCTATTAGACAATGTTGACAAGATTCGGCATATTAAAGCTTTTATTGTACAGGTATGCTTTTCAATAAGCTTGTTCTTTACACAATATCCATGTGCATCTGCTGGTAGCTGGGTACATATGTGCGTATCAGTAATGCATGATAAAATGCTACACATTATATTTCACACATCACGGCTGCACATTGC
This sequence is a window from Setaria italica strain Yugu1 chromosome III, Setaria_italica_v2.0, whole genome shotgun sequence. Protein-coding genes within it:
- the LOC101769726 gene encoding LOW QUALITY PROTEIN: CBL-interacting protein kinase 19 (The sequence of the model RefSeq protein was modified relative to this genomic sequence to represent the inferred CDS: deleted 1 base in 1 codon); this encodes LLGHGTFAKVYLARHADTGETVAIKVLDKEKALRHGLVPHIKREIAILRRVRHPNIVRLFEVMATKSKIYFVMEYVRGGELFARVAKGRLKEDIARRYFQQLISAVGFCHARGVFHRDLKPENLLVDERGDLKVSDFGLSAVADQFHPDGLLHTFCGTPSYVAPEVLARRGYDGAKADIWSCGVILFVLMAGYLPFHDQNLMAMYRKIYRGEFRCPRWFSKDLTSLLNRLLDTNPETRITVAQIMESRWFQKGFRPVRFYVEDDQVHSLADDENEVPELGPSQPPPPPPPPPPQQEDEGDDSGWESDSSVASCPATLSSEERRRPLGSLTRPVSLNAFDIISFSRGFNLSGLFEERGNEVRFVSAHPMQTIITKLEEIAKVKSFAIRRKDWRVSLEGTRESEKGPLTIGAEVFELTPSLVVVEVKMKAGDREEYEDFCERELKPGMQHLVHHTASVPDIPSDTE
- the LOC101754565 gene encoding proline iminopeptidase, translating into MISHLPFPHALASPLRAHCPTPPRLSRPPPHPRGAGIGGLGCVQAKGARRSCRASVSASAAARTEMDPSEVKKGLYVQVDPYDTGFLKVSDVHTIYYEQSGNPHGHPVVFLHGGPGAGTSPGNRRFFDPEFYRIVLFDQRGAGRSTPHACLEQNTTWDLVADIEKLREHLDIPEWQVFGGSWGSTLALAYSQTHPDKVTGIVLRGIFLLRKKELDWFYEGGAAAIFPDAWEPFRDFIPEEERNCFIAAYSKRLTSSDPTVQIEAAKRWTMWEMMTAHLIQNNDNIKRGEDDKFSLAFARIENHYFVNKGFLPSDSYLLDNVDKIRHIKAFIVQGRYDVCCPMMSAWDLHKAWPEAEFKVVPDAGHSANEVGIAAELRSATEKLRDMLRK